A part of Terriglobia bacterium genomic DNA contains:
- a CDS encoding ABC transporter ATP-binding protein has product MSEPFIRYVDLRKAFGAKAVLCGVNLDVAEGETVVVLGGSGSGKSVLLRHTIGLYRPDEGKVWVDGTEITELGEDELIETRKKVGMLFQAGALFDSMTVYDNVSFALHEHTDWEEEKVRERVREVLALVELEDVEDLMPSDLSGGMRKRVALARAVVLAPRAVLYDEPTTGLDPIIANTINELIRSLQKRLGITSIVVTHDIHSAFAVGDRIAFLHDGVILFHGTTAEAREAKEPLLRNFLQGGGYV; this is encoded by the coding sequence GTGAGCGAGCCCTTCATCCGCTACGTGGACCTCCGCAAGGCCTTCGGCGCCAAGGCGGTGCTCTGCGGCGTGAACCTCGACGTCGCCGAGGGCGAGACCGTCGTCGTGCTCGGCGGGTCGGGCTCCGGGAAATCGGTGCTGCTCCGGCACACCATCGGCCTCTACCGCCCCGACGAGGGGAAGGTCTGGGTGGACGGCACCGAGATCACCGAGCTCGGCGAGGACGAGCTGATCGAGACGCGCAAGAAAGTGGGCATGCTGTTCCAGGCCGGGGCCCTGTTCGACTCCATGACGGTCTACGACAACGTCTCCTTCGCGCTCCACGAGCACACGGACTGGGAGGAGGAGAAGGTGCGCGAGCGGGTGCGCGAGGTGCTGGCCCTCGTCGAGCTCGAGGACGTCGAGGACCTCATGCCCTCGGACCTGTCCGGCGGCATGCGCAAGCGCGTCGCTCTGGCCCGCGCGGTGGTCCTCGCTCCGCGCGCCGTCCTCTACGACGAGCCGACGACGGGGCTCGATCCGATCATCGCGAACACGATCAACGAACTGATCCGGAGCCTGCAGAAGCGTCTCGGGATCACCTCCATCGTCGTCACGCACGACATCCACTCCGCCTTCGCGGTGGGGGACCGGATCGCGTTCCTCCACGACGGGGTGATCCTGTTCCACGGCACGACGGCCGAGGCCAGGGAGGCGAAGGAGCCGCTGCTCCGGAACTTCCTTCAGGGAGGGGGCT
- a CDS encoding ABC transporter permease gives MNGILSAYLEELGGMALLTGATFRQSFRRPFERELWLEQFLQLGVRSLTITNVTLLFTGMVLAIQTAYSLSSFGGKPFVGDIISLSVVRELGPVLTALMVAGRVGAGITAELGSMAVTEQVDALRALAASPVKKLVVPRVGALVVVLPMLTILADTIGVFGGLVMAITELGQTKVYYMNHVLSALRVQDIASGVGKTFFFALLIGIIACYNGLKATGGADGVGKATTNTVVVASISIIISDFFLTKIFILL, from the coding sequence ATGAACGGCATCCTGAGCGCGTACCTCGAGGAGCTCGGGGGGATGGCGCTTCTGACCGGCGCGACGTTCCGGCAGTCCTTCCGGCGTCCGTTCGAGCGGGAGCTCTGGCTCGAGCAGTTCCTGCAGCTCGGGGTGCGCTCCCTCACCATCACCAACGTGACCCTCCTGTTCACCGGAATGGTGCTCGCGATCCAGACCGCCTACTCGCTCTCGTCCTTCGGCGGCAAGCCGTTCGTGGGGGACATCATCTCGCTCTCGGTGGTGCGCGAGCTGGGGCCGGTGCTGACCGCCCTGATGGTCGCCGGGCGCGTCGGGGCGGGGATCACCGCGGAGCTGGGCTCCATGGCGGTGACCGAGCAGGTCGACGCGCTGCGCGCGCTCGCGGCGAGCCCGGTGAAGAAACTCGTCGTCCCCCGCGTCGGCGCCCTGGTCGTCGTCCTCCCGATGCTGACCATCCTGGCGGACACCATCGGCGTCTTCGGCGGCCTCGTGATGGCGATCACCGAGCTGGGGCAGACGAAGGTCTACTACATGAACCACGTGCTGTCGGCGCTCAGGGTCCAGGACATCGCGAGCGGCGTCGGCAAGACCTTCTTCTTCGCGCTCCTGATCGGGATCATCGCCTGCTACAACGGCCTCAAGGCGACCGGCGGCGCGGACGGCGTGGGCAAGGCGACCACGAACACGGTGGTGGTCGCGTCCATTTCGATCATCATCTCCGACTTCTTCCTCACGAAGATCTTCATCCTCCTCTGA